The proteins below come from a single Mucilaginibacter mali genomic window:
- a CDS encoding BtrH N-terminal domain-containing protein, giving the protein MKIDLEHRQSAHCESGVTSSLLWEASKGKITEPLAFGIGAGLFYAYIPFISINNGPAIAFRTMPGWIFGRTCRSLDIPVIRKKFSSREKAETYLMEQLNAGQPVGCQVGVYYLSYFPKEYRFHFNAHNLIVYGKEGDNYLISDPIMETPTTLTSYELERVRFAKGALAPKGQVYYTKYNGEITDGRIREAIKSGIKRNVFNMLSIPGPFAGVKGIRFTGNKIKGWRDKLGLEKAKLYLAQLVRMQEEIGTGGGGFRYIYAAFLQQAHAYLPQDELLEISKLFTLAGDKWRTAAVHAAGIYKGRIGSQADFDTMGNYLLEIAELEREAFIALKNIKWLT; this is encoded by the coding sequence ATGAAAATTGATCTAGAACACCGGCAATCGGCACATTGCGAATCGGGGGTTACCAGTAGTTTATTATGGGAAGCATCAAAAGGTAAAATTACCGAACCGCTGGCTTTTGGCATTGGCGCGGGTTTGTTTTACGCTTATATCCCCTTCATCAGCATTAATAATGGCCCGGCCATAGCGTTCCGTACCATGCCCGGCTGGATCTTCGGCCGTACCTGTCGTTCGCTGGATATCCCGGTCATCCGAAAAAAATTCAGTTCGCGCGAAAAGGCCGAAACTTACCTGATGGAGCAGCTAAATGCCGGTCAGCCCGTAGGTTGCCAGGTAGGGGTTTATTATCTCAGCTATTTCCCTAAAGAATACCGCTTCCATTTCAACGCACATAACCTGATCGTTTACGGTAAGGAGGGTGATAACTATTTGATCAGCGACCCGATCATGGAGACACCCACCACCCTAACCAGCTACGAATTGGAGCGGGTGCGCTTTGCCAAAGGGGCTTTAGCGCCAAAAGGGCAGGTGTATTACACCAAATACAATGGCGAGATAACCGACGGCCGCATCCGCGAAGCGATAAAAAGCGGCATCAAACGTAATGTGTTCAATATGTTGAGCATACCCGGTCCATTCGCGGGGGTTAAAGGCATCCGTTTCACCGGGAATAAAATAAAAGGCTGGCGCGATAAGCTGGGTTTAGAGAAAGCCAAACTGTATTTGGCGCAACTGGTGCGCATGCAGGAAGAAATTGGTACCGGTGGCGGCGGATTTCGCTATATTTATGCCGCATTTTTACAGCAGGCCCACGCCTATTTGCCACAGGACGAATTGTTAGAGATATCTAAACTATTTACACTTGCAGGCGATAAATGGCGCACAGCGGCGGTACACGCGGCCGGCATTTATAAAGGCCGTATTGGCAGCCAGGCCGATTTTGATACCATGGGCAACTATTTGCTGGAAATTGCCGAATTAGAAAGAGAAGCTTTTATAGCTTTGAAGAACATTAAATGGTTAACGTAA
- a CDS encoding ABC transporter ATP-binding protein — MVNVTYPAVDIQNLSFQYPGNGEPSFTHLNLKIAKGDRFGLFGPNGAGKTTLMNLMTGLLKPSEGSIALAGVKVGRHKYRVNRLFGFIPQDFSFYQELSPAENLEFFGAWYGLSRNKIKQKTDELLNIMGLEDVRDKQVQQFSGGMKRRVNLAIGVIHNPGILFLDEPTVGVDVQTRHAIINYLIELNKSGTTLIYTSHQLSEAEDLCNQVALMDNGQVMAQGSLDDLLEEHKHHDLEELFLNLTGKHFRDDV; from the coding sequence ATGGTTAACGTAACTTACCCGGCTGTCGATATCCAGAACCTCAGTTTCCAATACCCGGGGAACGGGGAGCCATCTTTTACTCATTTAAATTTAAAGATCGCTAAAGGCGACAGGTTCGGTTTGTTCGGCCCCAACGGCGCGGGCAAAACCACGCTAATGAATTTAATGACCGGCCTGCTGAAACCCAGCGAGGGCAGCATCGCTTTGGCGGGCGTAAAAGTTGGCCGTCATAAATACCGCGTGAACCGCTTGTTCGGTTTTATACCGCAGGATTTTTCTTTTTACCAGGAACTAAGCCCTGCCGAGAATTTGGAATTTTTCGGCGCCTGGTATGGCCTGAGCCGTAACAAGATCAAACAAAAGACCGACGAGTTGCTGAACATTATGGGCCTGGAAGATGTGCGCGATAAGCAGGTACAGCAATTTAGCGGCGGGATGAAACGTAGAGTCAACCTGGCCATTGGCGTTATCCACAATCCCGGTATTTTGTTTTTAGACGAACCTACCGTTGGGGTTGATGTGCAAACGCGCCACGCCATCATCAATTACCTGATAGAGCTGAACAAAAGCGGCACTACGCTGATATACACCTCGCACCAGTTAAGTGAGGCCGAGGACCTTTGCAACCAGGTAGCCCTGATGGATAACGGCCAGGTGATGGCGCAGGGATCGCTGGATGACCTGCTGGAAGAACATAAGCACCACGATCTGGAAGAACTATTCTTAAATTTAACCGGTAAACATTTTAGGGATGATGTTTAA
- a CDS encoding ABC transporter permease, with product MMFKLWATIIKDVRILLRDKVGILLMFIMPVALVIVVTSIQNSTFQFMNKNKLLLLVSNRDTGKLSPQLIQAINNIGMFKVSELPKGTDSAGINTRLHSKEAELAIMIPADFSVKVSERAKASANKALKSFGLEGDSIKANASDTNPISMYYNPVLQEQLRLSVQGALRSALQLVESRETLGDLYMSINDKPLPPALEKEMLSSKTVINQIPTSRGSDRQVPNATQHNVPAWTIFAMFFIVMSLGGSVVREKVSGSYIRLKTMPTNYLVGLASKQIVYLGVTMFQALVIFTIGVWLFPVMGLPALNIPHDVLGLIVVTLFTGWCAVSYAICIGVFAKTQEQANGFGAVSIVILAAIGGLMVPSYVVSGPMKALVNFSPLHWCIEAYYGLFLEGGKFTDVLANIIPLIGITLLLQAITVIGLKRKNLI from the coding sequence ATGATGTTTAAGCTTTGGGCCACCATAATAAAAGATGTGCGCATTTTGCTGCGCGATAAGGTGGGCATTCTGCTGATGTTCATTATGCCCGTGGCGCTGGTAATTGTGGTCACCAGTATCCAGAACAGCACCTTTCAGTTCATGAATAAGAACAAGCTGCTGTTGCTGGTCAGCAACAGGGATACCGGCAAGCTTAGCCCGCAGCTGATACAGGCCATTAATAATATCGGTATGTTCAAGGTGTCCGAACTGCCAAAAGGTACCGATAGCGCCGGCATCAACACCAGGCTGCACAGCAAAGAAGCTGAACTGGCCATTATGATCCCTGCCGATTTTTCGGTTAAAGTAAGCGAACGGGCAAAAGCATCGGCCAATAAAGCATTAAAAAGTTTTGGGTTGGAGGGCGACTCGATAAAGGCTAATGCATCGGACACCAATCCTATCAGCATGTATTATAACCCGGTATTGCAGGAGCAATTGCGCCTCTCGGTACAGGGTGCCCTGCGTAGCGCTTTGCAACTGGTAGAAAGCCGCGAAACCCTGGGCGACCTGTACATGTCCATTAATGATAAACCGCTGCCTCCTGCATTGGAAAAAGAGATGCTGAGCAGCAAGACCGTCATCAACCAGATACCCACCTCGCGTGGCAGCGACAGGCAGGTGCCCAACGCCACCCAGCATAACGTGCCGGCGTGGACCATCTTCGCCATGTTCTTCATTGTAATGAGTCTAGGCGGCAGCGTAGTGCGCGAAAAAGTGAGCGGCAGTTATATCCGGTTGAAGACCATGCCTACCAATTACTTAGTTGGGCTGGCATCAAAGCAGATCGTTTACCTGGGTGTAACTATGTTCCAGGCGCTGGTGATATTTACTATTGGCGTATGGCTGTTCCCGGTGATGGGCCTGCCCGCGCTGAATATCCCGCATGATGTTTTGGGGCTCATTGTAGTTACCCTGTTCACCGGGTGGTGCGCGGTAAGCTATGCTATATGCATTGGCGTATTTGCTAAAACACAGGAGCAGGCCAACGGCTTCGGGGCGGTATCTATTGTGATACTGGCGGCCATCGGCGGGCTAATGGTGCCCAGCTACGTAGTATCCGGGCCAATGAAAGCGCTGGTGAACTTTTCGCCGCTGCATTGGTGTATCGAAGCTTACTACGGCTTATTTTTAGAGGGCGGAAAATTTACCGATGTACTGGCAAACATTATACCTTTGATCGGCATTACCCTATTGCTGCAAGCCATAACGGTAATAGGCTTAAAACGAAAAAATTTAATATAA
- a CDS encoding phosphopantetheine-binding protein, translated as MEKTELKQQLKVQIIQFLNLTELTPEDIKDDEPLFGDGLGLDSIDSLELIVLLKKEYGINIQDPKEGRKILVDVNTMADYIEANGKK; from the coding sequence ATGGAAAAAACAGAACTGAAGCAACAGCTAAAAGTCCAGATCATACAATTTTTAAACCTGACAGAATTAACCCCCGAGGATATTAAGGACGATGAACCGCTGTTTGGCGATGGTTTAGGTTTAGATTCTATCGACTCGCTGGAGCTGATCGTGCTGTTGAAAAAGGAATACGGCATTAATATCCAAGACCCTAAAGAAGGCCGCAAGATATTGGTGGATGTAAATACTATGGCCGATTATATTGAGGCTAACGGGAAGAAGTAG
- a CDS encoding transglycosylase domain-containing protein — translation MQRLNPKYIRIAIITLVSLLVLLIIGGFVAWSKREVLLRNAIAKARAKAKKDYNLDVQLTDPHFTGLTTVAFTSITVVPENRDSLLRITKFEIGVKLFPLLFGKVKLAEVNMETGNLNLTNIKGVKNFDFLFRKKKDTTTVHKKTDLADIADNLINQVLYKIPDNLEMKSFRVSYTDDSSKVTVATTASIKDGRLSSNIKVNNSDTIWHFAGTMHPSDKNIDISLFSDKGKITLPFVEKRFHAHVSFDTITTRLNKVENSGGETRIFSTLSARNLVVNHKALAANDIVVPNGSIDANIFVGSNFVSLDSSSVIYMKKLTAHPYLKYTLNPVKIYEMKVNTGWVNAQDMFDSFPGGTFESLQGIHVAGKLNYKMNFYLDTANPKDVQFDSRLDKDGFKVVKYGVTDFGKLNGDFIYTPYEKGKPMPPRIISNANPYYTPLEEIAPDLRNAVMTAEDPTFYKNNGFVEEAFRKSLATDYMEKKFKRGGSTISMQLVKNAFLSRQKTLARKMEEILIVWMIESNRIMTKNRMLEVYFNIIEWGRNVYGIGEASRYYFGKTPAELTLGESIYLASIVPKPKSGLYAFLPDGSLNPRLSYYFNVIGNLMEGHGLTVHRDSSNYGLFTVRLKESLRRQLNPADTGNITRIFKQGDDDDENDMPVTQVTPPPAPEPEKKPNFFQRLFGGGKKKDSTKNEEPKVDTAGKTKKQIRQEKRELKKQEKERQKELKERGLL, via the coding sequence ATGCAGCGCCTCAACCCCAAATATATCCGTATAGCCATTATCACTCTTGTTTCCCTGCTGGTACTCTTAATTATCGGGGGCTTTGTTGCCTGGTCAAAGCGCGAAGTGTTATTGAGAAATGCCATCGCAAAAGCCAGGGCCAAAGCAAAAAAGGATTATAATCTTGATGTACAACTCACCGATCCGCACTTTACCGGATTAACTACTGTGGCTTTTACGTCTATCACCGTTGTTCCCGAAAATCGCGATAGCCTGTTGCGTATTACCAAATTTGAGATAGGTGTAAAGTTGTTCCCACTGTTGTTTGGCAAGGTAAAACTGGCCGAAGTAAATATGGAGACCGGCAACCTGAACCTTACCAATATTAAGGGCGTAAAGAACTTCGATTTCCTGTTCCGCAAGAAAAAAGACACCACTACAGTACACAAAAAAACCGACCTGGCCGATATTGCCGATAACCTGATCAACCAGGTGCTTTATAAAATACCCGATAACCTGGAGATGAAAAGTTTTAGGGTAAGCTATACCGATGATTCATCGAAGGTTACAGTTGCTACAACGGCTTCGATAAAAGATGGCAGGTTATCATCAAACATTAAAGTAAATAACAGCGATACCATCTGGCATTTTGCCGGGACGATGCACCCATCGGATAAGAATATCGATATCAGCCTGTTCTCTGATAAAGGCAAGATCACCCTGCCGTTTGTAGAGAAGCGCTTCCATGCCCATGTGAGTTTTGATACCATCACCACCCGCCTGAATAAGGTAGAGAACAGCGGTGGCGAGACCCGCATCTTTAGTACATTATCGGCACGCAACCTGGTGGTAAACCATAAGGCGCTTGCGGCCAATGATATTGTGGTGCCTAATGGCTCGATAGATGCCAATATTTTTGTAGGATCTAACTTTGTTTCGCTGGATAGTTCGTCGGTCATTTACATGAAGAAGCTAACCGCGCACCCCTATCTGAAATATACGCTGAACCCGGTGAAGATCTACGAGATGAAGGTAAACACGGGCTGGGTAAACGCGCAGGATATGTTCGATTCATTCCCCGGCGGTACGTTCGAATCCTTACAGGGCATACATGTAGCGGGCAAGCTGAACTACAAGATGAATTTCTATTTGGATACCGCTAACCCCAAGGATGTACAGTTTGATTCGCGACTGGACAAGGATGGCTTTAAAGTGGTGAAATATGGCGTTACCGACTTTGGTAAGCTGAACGGTGATTTTATTTATACGCCGTACGAAAAGGGCAAACCGATGCCGCCACGCATCATCAGCAATGCCAACCCCTACTATACCCCACTGGAAGAAATTGCCCCCGACCTGCGCAATGCCGTAATGACCGCCGAAGACCCTACTTTTTACAAAAACAATGGCTTTGTTGAGGAGGCGTTCCGTAAATCGCTGGCGACGGATTATATGGAGAAGAAATTTAAGCGGGGTGGCAGCACCATATCGATGCAGTTGGTTAAAAACGCCTTCCTGAGTCGCCAGAAAACACTGGCCCGCAAAATGGAGGAGATCCTGATCGTTTGGATGATAGAGAGTAACCGCATCATGACCAAGAACCGGATGCTGGAGGTTTACTTCAATATTATTGAATGGGGCCGCAACGTATACGGCATCGGCGAGGCATCGCGCTATTATTTTGGCAAAACACCGGCCGAGCTGACACTTGGCGAAAGTATTTATTTGGCCAGTATTGTACCGAAACCAAAATCGGGCCTGTACGCGTTTTTGCCCGACGGCAGCCTGAACCCGCGCTTGAGCTATTATTTTAATGTTATAGGTAATTTAATGGAAGGCCACGGATTAACCGTACACCGCGACAGCAGTAATTATGGCCTGTTCACCGTGCGCCTTAAGGAAAGCCTGCGCAGGCAGTTGAACCCGGCTGATACCGGCAATATTACCCGCATATTTAAGCAGGGCGATGACGATGACGAAAACGATATGCCGGTAACCCAGGTTACCCCGCCACCTGCACCGGAACCGGAAAAGAAGCCGAATTTTTTCCAGCGATTATTTGGCGGTGGCAAAAAGAAGGATAGCACCAAAAACGAGGAGCCAAAGGTTGATACTGCCGGAAAAACCAAAAAGCAGATCCGCCAGGAAAAGCGGGAGCTGAAAAAGCAGGAGAAAGAGCGCCAAAAGGAATTAAAGGAACGCGGATTGTTATAA
- a CDS encoding Mrp/NBP35 family ATP-binding protein, with protein MTITKEQVLQALSNVEEPDLKKDLVTLNMIQDIAIDGDNLSFSVILTTPACPLKAMIENACRNAIAHFISKEIKVSVNMTSRVTTQKNTGVPGVKNIIAVASGKGGVGKSTVAANLALALSKSGAQVGLIDADIYGPSVPIMFGLEGARPQASQVNGKTRIEPIEKYGIKLLSIGFFTDPNQPVPWRGPMVSTAVKQLFNDADWGELDYLVVDLPPGTGDIHITVTQTFPVTGAVIVTTPQNVALADARKGIGMFMMEAINVPILGVIENMAYFTPAELPENRYYIFGQDGGKKLAQQIAAPFLGELPLVKSISESGDAGAPVVLQDGVMTEAFMHIAERVAQQVAIANAKANSK; from the coding sequence ATGACCATTACTAAAGAACAAGTTTTACAAGCACTTAGCAACGTTGAGGAACCCGATCTGAAAAAAGACCTGGTTACCCTTAACATGATACAGGATATTGCCATTGATGGCGACAATTTAAGCTTCTCGGTGATACTGACCACGCCGGCCTGCCCCTTGAAGGCGATGATAGAGAATGCCTGCCGCAATGCCATCGCCCACTTTATCAGCAAGGAGATTAAGGTGAGCGTAAATATGACCTCGCGCGTTACCACCCAAAAAAACACCGGGGTACCGGGCGTGAAGAATATCATCGCGGTAGCATCGGGCAAGGGTGGTGTAGGTAAGTCTACCGTGGCGGCCAACCTGGCTCTGGCACTTTCAAAAAGCGGTGCGCAGGTTGGTTTAATAGATGCGGATATTTATGGGCCGTCGGTACCCATCATGTTCGGTTTGGAGGGCGCGCGCCCGCAAGCCAGCCAGGTGAATGGTAAAACACGCATAGAACCGATAGAGAAATACGGCATTAAATTATTATCGATAGGTTTCTTCACCGACCCTAACCAACCCGTACCATGGCGCGGACCAATGGTTTCAACCGCGGTAAAGCAGTTGTTTAACGATGCTGATTGGGGCGAACTGGATTACCTGGTAGTCGATTTGCCGCCGGGTACCGGCGATATCCATATCACCGTAACGCAAACCTTCCCGGTAACAGGCGCGGTGATTGTTACTACCCCGCAAAACGTTGCCTTGGCCGACGCCAGGAAAGGCATAGGCATGTTTATGATGGAAGCCATCAACGTACCTATTTTGGGTGTGATAGAAAATATGGCCTACTTTACCCCTGCCGAATTACCGGAGAACCGTTATTATATCTTCGGGCAGGATGGCGGTAAAAAGCTGGCCCAACAAATAGCAGCGCCATTTTTAGGCGAATTGCCGCTGGTGAAAAGCATCAGCGAATCGGGCGATGCCGGCGCGCCGGTAGTGTTGCAGGATGGCGTAATGACCGAAGCCTTTATGCATATTGCCGAACGCGTGGCGCAACAGGTGGCGATCGCAAATGCGAAGGCGAATAGTAAATAG
- a CDS encoding NifU family protein, giving the protein MSLVAQVESALDTIRPYLEADGGNVSVEEITPENVVKLRLLGSCGSCPMSIMTLKAGIEQAIIKAVPEITAVEAINLTDIDDPNAVLPENMR; this is encoded by the coding sequence ATGAGTTTAGTAGCACAGGTGGAGTCGGCATTGGATACTATCCGTCCTTATTTGGAGGCCGATGGCGGGAATGTATCTGTAGAGGAGATAACACCGGAAAATGTGGTAAAGTTAAGGTTATTGGGGTCGTGCGGATCGTGCCCGATGAGTATCATGACCTTAAAGGCAGGCATTGAGCAGGCCATTATAAAGGCTGTACCCGAAATTACCGCTGTTGAAGCCATTAACCTAACCGATATAGACGACCCTAACGCCGTACTGCCCGAAAACATGCGTTAG
- a CDS encoding peptidase associated/transthyretin-like domain-containing protein, with protein sequence MKYLLALLLVFFSAAAVFAQQQEKPLVQFSGVVHNSDSSNVVIPYVTITNISANKQTFIANYKGYFSFVAHEQDTLRFTCVGFSPVTVVIPENANKSYTHNVAMKSQITNLPTFKVFPWATTDEFRRDFITMKLADDDLEVARKNLSKGSIAEMAKTLPRDAHEIQSAYAQGEHINILNQHSLMPNPLLNPIAWGTLIKQISEGDKSRSGN encoded by the coding sequence ATGAAGTACCTGTTAGCATTGTTGCTTGTTTTTTTTTCGGCAGCGGCGGTTTTCGCGCAGCAGCAGGAGAAACCATTGGTGCAGTTTTCGGGCGTGGTGCATAATTCCGATAGCAGCAACGTAGTGATCCCTTATGTTACCATCACCAATATCAGTGCTAACAAGCAAACCTTTATTGCTAACTACAAAGGCTACTTTTCGTTTGTAGCGCATGAGCAGGATACGCTTCGCTTTACTTGCGTAGGTTTTTCGCCGGTTACGGTGGTGATCCCCGAAAATGCCAATAAAAGCTATACCCACAATGTGGCCATGAAATCGCAGATCACCAATCTGCCTACTTTTAAGGTGTTCCCATGGGCTACTACTGATGAGTTCAGGCGCGATTTTATAACCATGAAGCTGGCGGATGATGACCTGGAGGTAGCCCGCAAAAATCTGAGTAAAGGCTCGATCGCCGAAATGGCCAAAACATTGCCCCGCGATGCACACGAGATCCAATCGGCCTATGCCCAGGGCGAGCATATCAATATCCTGAACCAGCATTCGCTGATGCCTAACCCACTGCTTAACCCAATTGCCTGGGGCACTTTAATCAAGCAAATTTCTGAAGGCGATAAAAGCCGTAGCGGGAATTAA
- a CDS encoding DUF2271 domain-containing protein, with translation MKSLITLFSGCFLLMLCSNFTVPNTKNTRVYVSDYENVLGTSLEIKVSATSPDEAAKAEDAAMAEIDRLNKILSGYDAKSEFRQWMNGSKQAVKVSPELFQVLNLFDKWRVQTNGALDASAEAVGKVWKAAAQRNQLPTQTEINNAVAQVKQAHWALDVNNQTATRLDNASLMLNTFTKSYIMDKACAAAMNTNGVNGVVLNIGGDIMVRGEHTEQINVANPKADAENDAPVAMLNISNKTVATSGNYRRGEMIQGKWYSHIVDPRTGRPVEQVISATVIAPNAVDAGALATSLNVLTPAEGKALVEKVEGAEYMMITADGKRIESDGFKALEKPAAKPAVTTASISKDKLWDTKYELSINIELAQIEGVRVHRPFVAVWVMDADKKPVRMIALWYNKPRWLRDMRSWYETYNEAFTAENSSISSTTSATRAPGKYTLKWDGKDDKGNLVKQGKYTIYIEAAREHGTYQLINQEMEFKKTQVIDLAANTEIASASLDYHKIK, from the coding sequence ATGAAATCGCTAATTACGCTCTTTTCGGGATGTTTCCTGCTGATGTTGTGCAGCAACTTTACCGTACCAAACACAAAAAACACACGCGTTTATGTATCCGATTACGAAAACGTACTGGGTACCTCGCTTGAAATAAAAGTGTCGGCCACATCGCCAGATGAAGCTGCAAAGGCAGAGGATGCTGCCATGGCAGAAATAGATCGCCTGAATAAGATATTGAGCGGTTATGATGCTAAAAGCGAGTTCCGCCAGTGGATGAATGGCAGCAAACAGGCAGTAAAAGTATCGCCTGAATTATTCCAGGTGTTGAACCTGTTTGATAAATGGCGTGTGCAAACCAACGGCGCACTTGACGCATCGGCAGAAGCTGTAGGTAAAGTTTGGAAGGCTGCCGCGCAACGTAACCAATTGCCAACTCAAACCGAAATTAACAACGCTGTTGCGCAGGTTAAGCAAGCGCATTGGGCACTGGATGTTAACAACCAAACCGCTACCCGTTTAGATAACGCATCGCTGATGCTGAACACTTTCACTAAGAGCTATATTATGGATAAGGCCTGCGCTGCTGCCATGAATACCAACGGTGTAAACGGCGTGGTGCTGAACATTGGCGGCGATATTATGGTGCGTGGCGAGCATACCGAACAAATAAACGTAGCCAACCCTAAAGCTGATGCCGAGAACGATGCGCCAGTAGCCATGCTGAACATCAGCAACAAAACTGTGGCCACCAGCGGCAACTACCGTCGTGGCGAAATGATACAGGGTAAATGGTATTCGCACATTGTAGATCCGCGTACCGGCCGCCCGGTTGAGCAGGTGATCAGCGCTACTGTTATTGCGCCAAACGCTGTCGACGCAGGCGCTTTGGCAACCTCGTTAAACGTATTAACCCCTGCCGAAGGCAAAGCACTGGTTGAAAAAGTTGAAGGCGCCGAATACATGATGATCACCGCCGACGGCAAACGTATTGAAAGCGATGGCTTTAAAGCTTTGGAAAAACCTGCCGCAAAACCTGCTGTAACCACCGCCAGTATATCAAAAGATAAACTTTGGGATACTAAGTACGAATTGTCTATCAACATAGAACTGGCGCAAATTGAGGGTGTGCGCGTGCACCGCCCGTTTGTTGCCGTTTGGGTAATGGATGCTGATAAAAAACCGGTGCGTATGATTGCCCTTTGGTACAATAAACCACGCTGGCTGCGCGATATGCGCTCGTGGTACGAAACCTATAACGAGGCCTTCACTGCCGAAAACAGCAGCATCAGTTCTACCACCAGCGCTACCCGTGCGCCGGGCAAATACACCCTGAAATGGGATGGTAAGGATGACAAAGGCAACCTGGTGAAACAGGGTAAATACACCATTTACATTGAGGCTGCCCGCGAACATGGTACCTATCAACTGATCAACCAGGAAATGGAGTTTAAAAAAACCCAGGTGATAGATCTGGCCGCAAATACAGAAATTGCTTCAGCATCGCTGGATTATCATAAAATTAAATAA
- a CDS encoding PepSY-associated TM helix domain-containing protein, translating into MAEHKPGQPRTLVRHPRTDKKPKPAWQKNTAALSRWLHIYLSMVSFVIVLFFSVTGLTLNHADWFGDKEHLTKYKGKMPVEWVNATDTNAIKKLEIVERLRSTHHIKGAVSDFLIEDNQCSLSFKGPGYSADAFVDRKTGEYKLNEVSLGLVGVINDLHKGRDSGSKWSWVIDISAGFLVLISLSGLVMLCFMKKKRLSGFISAIAGAIICYLIYALLVP; encoded by the coding sequence ATGGCTGAACATAAACCAGGGCAACCCCGCACGTTGGTAAGGCATCCGCGCACGGATAAAAAGCCTAAACCTGCCTGGCAAAAAAACACGGCGGCACTGTCGCGCTGGCTGCACATTTATTTGTCGATGGTCAGTTTTGTTATCGTGCTGTTCTTTTCGGTAACGGGGCTTACCCTTAACCATGCCGATTGGTTTGGCGATAAAGAGCACCTGACCAAGTACAAAGGCAAAATGCCGGTAGAGTGGGTAAACGCCACTGATACCAACGCCATTAAAAAACTGGAGATAGTTGAGCGCTTGCGTAGCACCCACCACATTAAAGGCGCGGTAAGCGATTTTTTGATTGAGGATAACCAATGCTCATTATCCTTTAAAGGCCCCGGCTATAGCGCCGATGCCTTTGTTGACCGGAAGACCGGCGAGTATAAGCTGAACGAGGTGAGCCTTGGCCTGGTTGGTGTAATTAACGACCTGCACAAAGGCCGCGACAGTGGTTCGAAATGGAGCTGGGTGATCGACATCTCGGCCGGCTTCCTGGTGCTGATATCATTGAGCGGCTTGGTGATGCTTTGCTTTATGAAGAAGAAGCGCCTGAGTGGCTTTATATCGGCTATAGCGGGCGCAATTATCTGCTACCTTATTTACGCGCTGCTGGTGCCTTAA